A genomic window from Prochlorococcus sp. RS04 includes:
- a CDS encoding sodium-dependent bicarbonate transport family permease codes for MEINPILQNVLAPPVLFFLIGAISVLFKSDLEIPAPLPKLFSLYLLLAIGFKGGIEIQKSGFTNQVLPTLSAAILMSLVIPLIGFLILRFKFDVFNSAAIAAAYGSISAVTFISAESFLESQKIAFDGFMVGALALMESPAIIVGLLLVKFAAPKNRPKTRKMHLSAILHESLLNGSVYLLLSSLIVGFLTASSNPSGIAKMEPFTGQLFYGAECFFLLDMGIVAAQRLPRLKNAGSFLIGFAIFMPLFNAFIGVFVARFLSLGPGNALLFVVLCASASYLAVPAAMRMTVPEAKSSYYISTTLGLTFPFNIVLGIPIYMSLVNNIIPLSPL; via the coding sequence ATGGAAATAAATCCAATTCTGCAAAATGTATTAGCCCCGCCAGTTCTTTTCTTTTTGATTGGAGCAATATCAGTACTCTTTAAATCTGATTTAGAAATACCAGCTCCATTACCTAAACTTTTCTCCTTATATCTGCTCCTAGCTATTGGGTTCAAAGGAGGTATAGAGATACAGAAAAGTGGTTTTACTAATCAAGTGTTGCCTACTTTAAGCGCTGCAATACTGATGTCACTAGTAATCCCTCTGATTGGATTTTTAATTTTAAGATTTAAGTTTGATGTATTTAATTCAGCCGCAATAGCAGCAGCATACGGTTCAATTAGTGCTGTTACATTTATTTCCGCAGAAAGTTTTTTAGAAAGTCAAAAAATAGCTTTTGATGGGTTTATGGTTGGCGCCTTAGCTTTAATGGAATCTCCTGCAATCATTGTTGGATTATTACTTGTGAAATTTGCAGCTCCAAAAAATAGACCAAAAACAAGAAAAATGCATCTAAGCGCAATATTACACGAGTCACTTTTGAATGGCTCAGTTTATTTATTGCTTTCAAGCTTAATTGTGGGATTTCTGACTGCTTCCAGTAATCCCTCAGGAATTGCAAAAATGGAGCCTTTTACTGGACAATTATTCTATGGAGCAGAATGCTTCTTCTTATTAGATATGGGAATAGTCGCTGCTCAAAGATTACCAAGATTGAAGAATGCTGGTTCGTTTTTGATTGGGTTTGCTATTTTCATGCCTCTATTTAATGCATTTATTGGTGTTTTCGTTGCAAGATTTTTATCTTTAGGACCTGGCAACGCACTTTTATTTGTGGTTTTATGTGCAAGCGCCTCTTATTTAGCAGTTCCTGCAGCGATGAGGATGACAGTTCCAGAGGCTAAATCTAGTTATTATATTTCAACTACACTAGGTCTAACTTTCCCATTCAATATAGTTCTTGGCATTCCCATATATATGAGTTTAGTAAATAACATTATCCCACTTTCCCCTCTATAA